TACAATTAACTGTGAATTAATTCTTAAAAATATTAGCTGTGAATTAATTACTTTTAAAAGTGTTATCAAAACATAAAATAATATTTTATGTGTTTTGATTGACAGCAGTTTTTAAAAGCATCCTCATAACTACTTTGAAGTATGTTTCCACGTATCTGTAACCTTTTTTTTTTTGTTAAACTGTTTTTCTTTAATTTACTAAACATAATAAAATCTATAAGTTTAGATAAAATGTGATTATTTTAAAAAACGAAGTTGTACTAAACAAAACCTTAGCGTGATTCGGCAATTTTTCTGCTTACGAACCCCATGATATATATTTGTATTTTTTTTTTTTGGTTCACTATGAGAATATAACTAGTGCATAATACATCTGTTAAATCTCATAATCCAAAACCCAAAACCTTTATACTCGCTCACTCATAGATCACCTAGAATACAATATCTCACCTATGAGAATTCTCTTCTGACCATTTTTTTTCTTTCTCACTCTCATGCACAAGTGCACAACCCACAAATTGTTTCTAAATTCATGCCAATAAATTACATAAATAGTTTACCATTGTTGTCTTCAACAATCAAAAGCCATTGATGTGTGTTGAACACTACATTGTAGGTCCACTTTCATTTGACGCTGCAAATTCCACTGGCAACAAGCCACAGTTGAAGTTGAACCCATACTCATGGACAAAGGTCCAGACTCTATATTTCCCTAGCCTCAAACTGGTTGTGTTATGTCTGTGATATTCTGAGCTCAATAACTGAAAGATCTCAGGTGGCCAACATTATATTCTTAGATGCACCTGTGGGCACTGGTTACTCGTATGCAAAAACTTGGGAAGGATACAGCAACATGAGTGACACATTATCAGCTGCAGAGATTTACGAATTTTTCAGAAAGGTGAGTTAAGTTACTGCAGTCACTTATTTCTAGCTAGTTGACTGAAATTATTATGACTTGTCGACTATGGTGGCTGTACTCTTCTCCTTCCTAGCTACATTTTTGTGCTTCAATGTTGTGGTGCAGTGGCTTATGGATCACCCCAAATTCCTCGAAAATCCACTCTATGTTGCCGGAGATTCTTATTCGGGCATTATAGTTCCTATTGTCGTTCAAGAAATATCTGATGGTAATATTTAGTTATTTACACTTTAATTAGTCACCATTAGCTACCAAGAATACACAAGTCCTAGGAAATGCACCATCTCGTACAAAATGCTATTGAATATCTTACTCTTGGGATATTATGATTTATGAGGACAATGTTAGATTTCTGATCAGTTGCGGCTGTTTAACTTTAAACTGCTGTAGGTAACGAAGCCGGACGTCATCCACCGATGAATATCCAAGTAAATTTATGTTTCGATTCCTCCCTTTAGAGTTTAGATATTGAACAATTTATCACTTGTGTGCTTAACAGTTTAGAAGGTTTTCATATTGAATACAGGGATATGTGCTTGGTAATCCAGCAACTGACTTGGATGTCGATGAAAATTATAGAGTGCCATTTGCTTTCAGAAAAGCTCTCATATCAGATGAACTATACCAGGTGCAACACACCAACACCCTTAAATTTGTTTGTTTCTCTAGGTTGGATCATTGTATGTAAAAATTTGATTCTTTGGTAATGATTCTGCGCATTATTGCGTCAAAAGTTCCACTGAGTTTTGTATGTTCTTGCATTCTCTATGATGTCTTCTTACACTACATTTCTAACCATGTGGTTTTCATGCATTTGCAAGTCAATGAAAACAAATTGTAAGGGCGAGTATGTCAATGTGGATCCAAACAATGCGTTATGTGTAGATGATTTAGATCAATACAATGAGGTGAGTGTAAAGAAATTAGCAGTACTGGTTTTGTGCAAGTAGTGTGGGATGGGATCAACAAGTACTGACTTTACATTTGAATATGCGCGCAGTGCATTGCAGAAATAAACACACCCCAAATATTGGAACCTTATTGTACTGTTTCTTCTCCAAATCCATTAGGGTCCGATTGGGAGTCTAGTGATCTGCGTAAGGACTCTGTAAATCTTCTTTCTCTTCCTCAACTTTCCAGGCCATGGTGTCGAGTAAGTCTCTCTCTGCGTACTATTGGTACTAAGATAACATTTTCATTCTGTCTTCGTTGTATTCTAATCAAAGCCTTGCGCAAGTGCTTAACCATATGCCTTGTTTTATGTAGAGCTACATTTACCGTTTCTCTTATATATGGGCAAATGATAAAACGGTTCAAGATGCTCTTCATGTTCGGGAGGTAAGTTAATTTGCAGATTCCAAATTTACAGTAACATCAAGTTCACATTACTAACCTGGATGGTTAATTAATCTTGATTTTAAAATTCACAATCAGGGAAGCATCAAGGACTGGCAGAGATGCAATAAGACCTTATCAGCTTCATATATATCTGATGTTTCTTCTAGTCTCGTTTATCACCAGAACCTCATAAAAAAAGGCTACAGAGTTCTGATATACAGGTGCTTAGAATATATTGCACAACATACATATTGTTCTACCCTAAATTATATATATCCAATCTGCCTCAACCATAAACTTAGCTGTTAACAGTGGTGATCATGACATGGTGATTCCGTATTTGGGTACTGTTGCTTGGATAGAATCTCTAAACCTAACAGTTGACAGTGGATGGAAACCGTGGTTCGTGAATGGACAAATTGCAGGGTACGTTGGTATCTATCCCAGCTTCTCGATCATTTAGTTATCCTAGTATTTCTTGTTCTTTTTTAGTTAAATTTAAGTGTTTTGCTTCAGATACAGAGTGCAGTATACTTATGAAAAATACCAGTTGACGTTTACAACCATAAAGGCAAGAACCATCATGCACTTCAATTTTTCTTGTTAGTTTTCTTGAACGAAAAGCTGACTGCATTTTTCTCTTCAATCAGGGAGGGGGTCATACAGCTCCAGAGTACAGACCTGAAGAATGTCTTGCCATGTTAAGTAGGTGGTTCGCATTCTACCCTCTGTAGTCTGTAAATCTATACTAATTTTAACCTCTTATTGTCAATTCCAATGACAATCTTTTTCATCAACTCATTTGAATGTAAGGAAACTTTTTAAATGTCTATTTAGTACTGACAGGCCGGATCATATCTTGCTATGATCAGTACGTAAATCATAGTAATTTTGGAGTGATTTGTCTTTCACTAAGCAAAAACAAATGTTAATTCTCATGATTAATAAGTTATTAACGATTACCCTAGAGTGCATTAAGCAATGTTGGGTTGGTAAACTCTTTCCTATGTTTTTGTTTGTTCGCCACACACAAGATTTCATTTAGATTCGATGAAAGATCATTCCATGTCGACGTTTTCAGGCATCATTCCATGATGTTTTCGGGCAAATTAACGTCACAAATTTGCTGTCATTGAAACTTTTTTTGTCGTAGCGTTCAGCGGTGACAATGCGAACACCAACTTGAAAAACAATGGATTGATAAACAGCCACCCAGCTGTTGAGATATAAATCCCACATTGGGAATATGAAACTTGCATTTAGATTAATTTATAGGGTTCCACTTGTGTGCCTTAAGGTATGGATACCCAACAAGTTTTGACTTGTTATAGCAGGTTAAAACAAACTAACACCGTTAACTCTCCGTTAAGTCTCTCTATATCTACAGTTTTCATTAGAAATATCTACCATTCAAATGAGCAAAATCAAACAAAAATAGACTTTCTAGAAATCAAAATGATTCTTGAGACTGTCTACAACTATCATAAGAAACATTTACTATTGTCATGAAAAATATAACAGAAAATGTTGCAAGTCGAAAGACACATTTAACATAAGACACATCTACTGTTTTCATTAGAAAAGTAAACTTTCTACAAATCAAAATTGTTCATGAGATTGAATCAACCCAAGGTAAAATTTGCAACTCTACATTTAACATAAGATACATCTATTGTTTTTATTACAAATCTCTACTATTAACATAAACGAAATCAAAGAAAAGTAGACTTTCTAGAAATCAAAATTGTGAGATTGAGATTGAACCAACCGAAAGTAAAATTTTCAAGTCTACATTTAACATAAGACACGTCTACTATTTTCATTAGAAACGTATACCATTAACATAAGAGAAATCAAAGAAAAGTAGACTTTCTGAAAATCTAAATTGTTCTTGAGATTGAAGCAACCCAAGGTAAAAGATGCAAAGTCTACATTTAACATGAGACACAACTACAATTTTCATGCAAAATGTCTACCATTAACATAAGAGAAATCAAAGAAAAGTAGATTTTCTAGAAATCTAAATTGTTCTTGAGATTGAAGCAAATCAAGGTAAAAGATGCAAAGTCTACATTTAACATAAGACACAACTACTTTTTTCATAAGAAATGTCTACCATTAACATAAGAGAAATCAAAGAAAAGTAGACTTTCTGGAAATCAAAATTGTTCTTGAGATTGAATCAATAATGGAATGTGAAAGTTGCAAAGTATACATTTAACATAAGACACGTCTACTATTTTCATTAGAAACGTCTACCATTAACATAAGAGAAATCAAAGAAAAGTAGACTTTCTGGAAAATTAAAATTGTTCTTGAGAATGAAGCAAATTAACCAAGGTAAAAAATGTAAAGTCTACATTTAACATTAGACACAACAAGTTTTTTCATAAGAAATGGCTACCATTAACATAAGAGAAATCAAAGAAAAGTACACTTTTTGGAAATCTAAATTGTTCTTGAGATTGAAGCAACCCAAGGTAAAAGATACAAAGTCTACATTTAACATAAGACACAACTACTATTTCCATAAGAAATGTCTACCACTAACATAAGAGAAATCAAAGAAAAGTAGACTTTCTGGAAATCAAAATTGTTCTTGAGATTGAATCAATAATGGAAGGTGAAAGTTGCAAAGTCTACATTTAACATAAGACACAACTACTTTTTCATAAGAAACGTCTACCATTAACATAAGAGAAATCAAAGAAAAGTAGACTTTCTGGAAATCTAAATTGTTCTTGAGATTGAACCAACCTAAGGTAAAAGATGCAAAGTCTACATTTAACATAAGACACAACTACTTTTTTCATAAGAAATGTCTACCATTAACATAAGAGAAATCAAAGAAAAGTAGACTTTCTGGAAATACAAAAATTAGTTTCTTGAGATTGAATCAATAATGGAAGGTGCAAGTTGGAAAGTCTACATTTAACAAAAGACACGTCTACTATTTTCATTAGAAACGTCTACCATTAACATAAGAGAAATCAAAGAAAAGTAGACTTTCTGGAAAATTAAATTATTCTTGAGATTGAAGCAAATTAACCAAGGTAAAAATGCAAAGTCTACATTTAACATAAGACACAACAACTTTTTTCATAAGAAATGGCTACCATTAACATAAGAGAAATCAAAGAAAAGTAGACTTTTTAGAAATCTAAATTGTTNNNNNNNNNNNNNNNNNNNNNNNNNNNNNNNNNNNNNNNNNNNNNNNNNNNNNNNNNNNNNNNNNNNNNNNNNNNNNNNNNNNNNNNNNNNNNNNNNNNNNNNNNNNNNNNNNNNNNNNNNNNNNNNNNNNNNNNNNNNNNNNNNNNNNNNNNNNNNNNNNNNNNNNNNNAAAATGTCACAGACCACTGGCGGGACCCACTTCACAACTGCGTCTAAATTTTAGTCATTGGAATCACAACGTACCTACTAATGTGGTATAACTTGTTTGGTAGGTTATATGCTAGTGTACAACTTTGTGAACCAACTATATAGAGGAAGCAAAATTTTCAAAAATCTTGTGAAATAGGATGTGATCGGTATAGTAAAATATGGCTTCGGTAGAAAAATCACTTTAATTTTCCAATGTTTGGGCCCCAATCGAAGCGGTCAACCCTATTTACGTTTATGTTTCACTAAGGAGAGCCCTATCCTCGGGTGGTAAATGTCCCCAAAGTTTTACATGGGTGGTTAAATCTCATCTATGTGAGACTTTATTGTGTTGAAGAATCCACCAAACTAAGTCACAAAGAGGTAGATAAGATAGTTTTCGTGTGATAAATGAATATGAATTAGGGTTGACCGCTTTGATCGAGCCCCGAACATTGTTGAATCCAGTTGAATTTTATACCATAGTCATGTTTCACTATAATGATCACATCATACGGTCAATTTTCATTTTGTGAATTTTAGTCATCGAAATCATAACATGTCTACTAAAGTAATATAACTTGTTTAATATGTTATATGCTAGTATACAACTTTGTGAACCAACTATATAGAGGAAGCAAAATTTTCAAAAATCTCGTGAAATATGATGTGATCGATATAGTAAAATACAGCTACGGTGGAAAAATCACTTTAATTCGCCAATGTTTGGGCCCCGATCGAAGCGGTCAACCTTATTTACGTTTATGCTTCACTAAGGAGAGCCTTATCCTCAGGTGGTAAACGGCCCCAAAGTTTTACATGGGTGGTTATGTCTCATCTATGTGACACTTTATTGTGTTGAAGAATCCACCAAAATAGGTCACAAAGAGGTAGGTAAGATAGTTTTCGTGTGAGAAGTGAAAATGAATTAGGGTTGACCGCTTTGATTGAGCCCCAAACATTGTTGAATCCAGTTGAATTTTATACCATAGCATTATTTCACTGTAATGATCACATCATACGGTCAATTTTTATTTTGTGAATTTTAGTCATCGGAATTATAACGTGCTTACTAATATGATATAACTTGTTTGGTAGGTTATATGCTAGTGTACAACTTTGTGAGCCAACTATATAGAGGAAGCAAAAATTTTNNNNNNNNNNNNNNNNNNNNNNNNNNNNNNNNNNNNNNNNNNNNNNNNNNNNNNNNNNNNNNNNNNNNNNNNNNNNNNNNNNNNNNNNNNNNNNNNNNNNNNNNNNNNNNNNNNNNNNNNNNNNNNNNNNNNNNNNNNNNNNNNNNNNNNNNNNNNNNNNNNNNNNNNNNNNNNNNNNNNNNNNNNNNNNNNNNNNNNNNNNNNNNNNNNNNNNNNNNNNNNNNNNNNNNNNNNNNNNNNNNNNNNNNNNNNNNNNNNNNNNNNNNNNNNNNNNNNNNNNNNNNNNNNNNNNNNNNNNNNNNNNNNNNNNNNNNNNNNNNNNNNNNNNNNNNNNNNNNNNNNNNNNNNNNNNNNNNNNNNNNNNNNNNNNNNNNNNNNNNNNNNNNNNNNNNNNNNNNNNNNNNNNNNNNNNNNNNNNNNNNNNNNNNNNNNNNNNNNNNNNNNNNNNNNNNNNNNNNNNNNNNNNNNNNNNNNNNNNNNNNNNNNNNNNNNNNNNNNNNNNNNNNNNNNNNNNNNNNNNNNNNNNNNNNNNNNNNNNNNNNNNNNNNNNNNNNNNNNNNNNNNNNNNNNNNNNNNNNNNNNNNNNNNNNNNNNNNNNNNNNNNNNNNNNNNNNNNNNNNNNNNNNNNNNNNNNNNNNNNNNNNNNNNNNNNNNNNNNNNNNNNNNNNNNNNNNNNNNNNNNNNNNNNNNNNNNNNNNNNNNNNNNNNNNNNNNNNNNNNNNNNNNNNNNNNNNNNNNNNNNNNNNNNNNNNNNNNNNNNNNNNNNNNNNNNNNNNNNNNNNNNNNNNNNNNNNNNNNNNNNNNNNNNNNNNNNNNNNNNNNNNNNNNNNNNNNNNNNNNNNNNNNNNNNNNNNNNNNNNNNNNNNNNNNNNNNNNNNNNNNNNNNNNNNNNNNNNNNNNNNNNNNNNNNNNNNNNNNNNNNNNNNNNNNNNNNNNNNNNNNNNNNNNNNNNNNNNNNNNNNNNNNNNNNNNNNNNNNNNNNNNNNNNNNNNNNNNNNNNNNNNNNNNNNNNNNNNNNNNNNNNNNNNNNNNNNNNNNNNNNNNNNNNNNNNNNNNNNNNNNNNNNNNNNNNNNNNNNNNNNNNNNNNNNNNNNNNNNNNNNNNNNNNNNNNNNNNNNNNNNNNNNNNNNNNNNNNNNNNNNNNNNNNNNNNNNNNCCGTCGGCGGCCCGCTTCGCAAGAAAGGCATGGGGAGTGAAGCCATGGTTGCTCAGGTTAATTTCTTTTTTGTTATTTTAATAATTAGTTAAAATAAAAACTTAAAAAATTTATAATTCAAGCATTATACACGTGATATAACTCAGAATGTTGAAATTAGAGGTACACTGGAATAGTTCCAATATTTTCTGCAGCTATCTATAGGCACCCATTAGAATGTTAGTTGCACACTGCCTAGTGCTTAGGTACGTAGCTGGCTCCTGAGTCTGTAAGTCAAAAGTTTCCAGTATAACCAATTTATCATCATCCTTCTTTCATTCCTCTGCACTTTACACATGAATCCTAACTCATCCTTAATCCCAAGACTTCAAAAAGATAATGAGACACATATATAGTAGCTCTTCTTCAAAGGAAAGGTAGCTGCAGTTGTATTTGGCAAGTATATCTAAACCAGCATAGTAATAAAGTAGCAACTATATTCATCACCTGTCTTTCTCTAATAGAAAAGCAGTTAATCTGAAAGACCACCAAGAACAGAAGACAACACTTGTATATCCACCAAATTTCATACATTACAGGTTTTCCACAATATTTTGCTGTCGTTCTCAGACATTACGATTTCCCTATCTATATGGGTGAACACATAAGTGCATAGATAGTTCAGGTCCCGTTAGCCGTACCAGATTGATTTCATTAGTTAAGCAATGGCGGGGTCTGTGTTACCAGAGTTGGCAGCCAGCAGTGGCAAGAAGATGAAGTGTATGTGCCTGAATTTATTTCTTGTGCTGGTTCTCTCTGGTGCCGTTATGTCGCAGAACATCACTACTACCCTGCCTGGTTACAATGGTACCCTCCCATTCAGTCTTGAAACTGGGTGAGTCAATTTATACAGAAACCTTATGTGCACCTTTTCGTTTATAGACAATGCGGCTTTTAGTGAATGGAAGTACTAATGGTGGTGTTCAAAATTTGTGAGCAGATATGTGAGTGTGGGAGATTTGGATCAGTTGCAGTTCTTTTACTACTTCATTGAGTCACAAAGGGACCCTGTAAAAGACCCTCTCTTGCTTTGGCTCACTGGAGGCCCTGGTTGTTCTGGTTTCTCTGGCCTTGTCTATGAAATTGGTATTCAAACTCTCAGTTTGTTTTCCCACTTAGCTGCTATAAATTTAGAAGTTGTCTGTGTTTCAAGTTTCAACCTATGAAAATCAAGGCCTAACAAGTAGTACTATTGCAGGTCCATTAACTTTCGACTATATAGCCTTCAACGGTAGCTTTCCTACTTTTGTGGACAACCCATTCTCATGGACACAGGTGCTAAATCTCACTCAATTTTTCTTCATGTTGTCCTTGTTGTGTATGTTTATCTCGAATGTCAAAGTATATAAGAAAAAGTTCTGTGTATATGGGCTAATTTGTGTGTCTTGTGTGTTTTACTGAACCATATATGCTGCTATCAATCTTCCAGATTGCCAACATTATATTTATAGATGCACCTGTTGGCACTGGTTTCTCCTACTCAACTACTCAGGAAGGTTACAATTCCAGTGACACTGAATCATC
The window above is part of the Fragaria vesca subsp. vesca linkage group LG2, FraVesHawaii_1.0, whole genome shotgun sequence genome. Proteins encoded here:
- the LOC101307753 gene encoding serine carboxypeptidase-like 18-like, with translation MVLGALHESLGVLIAGEIVLPLGSSTARQIITMWQQVLVLAVVFDIVSSTSIINTLPGFSGDLPFKLETGYVGVGDLDDVQLFYYFIESEGSPEYDPLVLWLTGGPGCSGFSALVYESIGPLSFDAANSTGNKPQLKLNPYSWTKVANIIFLDAPVGTGYSYAKTWEGYSNMSDTLSAAEIYEFFRKWLMDHPKFLENPLYVAGDSYSGIIVPIVVQEISDGNEAGRHPPMNIQGYVLGNPATDLDVDENYRVPFAFRKALISDELYQSMKTNCKGEYVNVDPNNALCVDDLDQYNECIAEINTPQILEPYCTVSSPNPLGSDWESSDLRKDSVNLLSLPQLSRPWCRSYIYRFSYIWANDKTVQDALHVREGSIKDWQRCNKTLSASYISDVSSSLVYHQNLIKKGYRVLIYSGDHDMVIPYLGTVAWIESLNLTVDSGWKPWFVNGQIAGYRVQYTYEKYQLTFTTIKGGGHTAPEYRPEECLAMLSRWFAFYPL